One genomic segment of Gossypium arboreum isolate Shixiya-1 chromosome 3, ASM2569848v2, whole genome shotgun sequence includes these proteins:
- the LOC108474954 gene encoding pectinesterase-like, translating to MSKQVIIAGVSLILAVGVIIGITITFQQTSNDEDKLSPTMKKVSIFCSSTYYQKSCQKTLMSVNSTDPKEFIAKAILGAEEAVKKFINYSDSLIVQVKNNSLTKMALDDCKDMMNYAIDLLQASYSNVTSNELRNINDRINDLRTWLSAVISYQQSCLDGFEHDDDMKGTLQKGIVDASELTCNALTIVTKLVYILPKFGIQFNIPNTRKLFFTEKNGYPPWFSAKDRHLLAKIDNNNLKPNVVVAKDGSGQFKTIAAALAVAPKNSNVRHVIYIKAGIYKEYITVGKQYTNIVMYGDGPRKTIVTGSKGVKNGGGITTWQTATFSAIGNGFIAKSMGFQNTAGPKKHQAVALRVQSDKSVFFNCRMDAYQDTLYNQANRQFFRNCVISGTIDFIFGDSPTFIQNSLLIVKRPMDNQFNTITAQGKDFIDENTGTVIQNCRIVPEQKLFNERFKFATYLGRPWKKFSTTVIMESTLGDFIKPEGWVQFEGPDKVNFEETLYYAEYNNRGPGANLNARVNWKGYHKIDRASAMKFTIQSFLLSKEDWLPSTGIPFTTTLRY from the exons atgtCGAAGCAAGTGATTATTGCTGGGGTTTCGCTTATTCTTGCGGTGGGAGTCATTATTGGCATTACTATTACATTTCAACAGACTAGCAATGATGAGGACAAATTGTCACCAACAATGAAGAAAGTTTCTATCTTTTGTTCATCTACTTATTACCAAAAATCATGCCAGAAGACCCTTATGTCAGTTAATAGCACTGATCCTAAAGAGTTTATTGCCAAAGCTATCTTAGGTGCTGAGGAAGCAGTCAAGAAGTTTATCAACTATTCTGACTCTTTGATTGTTCAAGTCAAGAATAATAGCCTTACAAAGATGGCCTTAGATGATTGTAAGGATATGATGAACTATGCCATAGATTTACTTCAAGCATCATACTCTAACGTCACTAGTAATGAACTACGCAATATTAATGACCGTATAAACGATCTCAGAACCTGGTTGAGTGCTGTTATATCATACCAACAATCATGCTTGGATGGTTTTGAACATGATGATGACATGAAAGGAACTTTACAAAAAGGTATTGTTGATGCTAGTGAACTCACATGCAATGCATTGACAATTGTAACAAAATTGGTCTACATTCTTCCCAAATTTGGCATCCAATTCAATATTCCTAATACTCGTAAACTTTTTTTTACCGAGAAAAATGGTTATCCCCCATGGTTCTCAGCTAAAGACCGTCATCTTTTGGCTAAGATTGATAACAACAACTTGAAACCGAATGTTGTAGTGGCCAAGGATGGTAGTGGCCAATTCAAGACTATTGCTGCAGCTCTAGCTGTCGCTCCCAAGAACTCTAATGTCCGACATGTGATTTATATCAAGGCTGGAATCTATAAGGAGTACATCACTGTAGGAAAACAATACACCAATATAGTTATGTACGGTGATGGCCCTAGAAAAACTATTGTCACAGGTAGCAAAGGCGTCAAAAACGGTGGTGGAATTACAACTTGGCAAACAGCCACTTTCT CTGCTATTGGAAATGGATTCATAGCCAAATCCATGGGATTCCAAAACACTGCTGGTCCTAAAAAGCACCAGGCAGTGGCTCTTCGTGTTCAATCAGATAAGTCAGTCTTCTTCAATTGCAGGATGGATGCCTACCAAGACACCTTGTATAATCAAGCAAATCGCCAGTTTTTTCGCAATTGCGTCATCTCTGGAACCATTGACTTCATATTCGGTGACTCTCCCACCTTTATCCAAAACTCATTGCTCATTGTGAAAAGGCCAATGGATAATCAATTCAACACAATAACTGCACAAGGCAAAGACTTCATTGATGAGAATACTGGTACTGTGATCCAAAATTGTAGGATTGTCCCTGAGCAAAAACTATTTAATGAGAGGTTCAAATTTGCAACATATCTGGGCAGGCCATGGAAAAAATTCTCTACAACTGTTATCATGGAGTCTACATTGGGAGACTTCATTAAGCCTGAAGGATGGGTGCAATTTGAAGGACCTGACAAAGTCAATTTTGAAGAAACTCTCTACTATGCTGAGTATAACAATCGTGGCCCCGGAGCTAACCTTAATGCAAGGGTTAATTGGAAGGGTTACCATAAGATTGATAGAGCGTCTGCCATGAAATTCACTATCCAGTCATTCCTTTTGAGTAAAGAGGATTGGTTGCCTTCAACTGGTATTCCTTTCACCACTACGTTAAGATATTGA
- the LOC108474953 gene encoding uncharacterized protein LOC108474953, protein MPPPFPRRLARDKKEKEEKEILETFRKVEVNIPLLDSIKQIPRYAKFLKELCTSKRRLIGNERVNVGENVSTVLQKKVPPKYKDQGMFAIPCEIGNIGIKKAMCDLGASINVMPYSIYKLINAGPLKETGVIIQLVDRTVVYPEGLLEGVLVKVNELVFPADFYIIDMEDDNLANSSDIILGRPFLITARTKIDVWNGTLTMEFDGDVVRFSVYEDMGHSNDKLQIVPCRNMDLNFKQEELSMIQKPIHEDVMKASKLEIKPFLEHTRIPIEENVKMNEEDQMIGESEKCFKDSGKRSKPFCKNIQVHKMGKLILNKPKG, encoded by the coding sequence ATGCCACCTCCTTTTCCAAGGAGGCTTGCAAGGGATAAGAAAGAGAAGGAGGAAAAAGAAATCCTCGAGACATTCAGGAAGGTGGAGGTAAATATCCCTTTACTCGACTCTATCAAACAGATCCCTCGTTATGCAAAATTCCTCAAGGAATTGTGTACTAGCAAAAGGAGGTTAATAGGTAACGAAAGAGTAAATGTAGGAGAAAATGTCTCTACAGTGTTGCAAAAGAAAGTTCCACCCAAATACaaggaccaaggtatgtttgcTATTCCTTGTGAGATAGGCAATATAGGCATTAAGAAAGCCATGTGCGATTTAGGGGCttccattaatgttatgccttattctatttataaACTGATTAACGCGGGTCCTTTAAAAGAGACAGGAGTAATAATCCAGTTGGTGGACAGGACAGTTGTCTATCCTGAAGGGCTGCTTGAAGGCGTCCTTGTTAAAGTTAATGAATTAGTTTTCCCTGCAGATTTTTACATTATCGACATGGAGGATGACAATTTGGCTAATTCGTCTGACATAATTCTTGGGAGACCATTCTTGATTACTGCACGAACGAAAATTGATGTTTGGAATGGAACACTTACCATGGAATTTGACGGTGACGTGGTTAGGTTTAGTGTTTATGAGGATATGGGACACTCAAATGATAAGTTACAAATTGTGCCTTGCAGGAATATGGATCTCAATTTTAAGCAAGAGGAATTATCGATGATCCAAAAACCAATACATGAAGATGTGATGAAAGCCTCGAAATTGGAAATCAAACCGTTTCTAGAACATACAAGGATTCCAATAGAGGAAAATGTAAAGATGAATGAAGAAGATCAAATGATAGGAGAATCTGAGAAATGCTTCAAGGATAGTGGAAAAAGGTCGAAACCTTTCTGCAAGAACATCCAAGTGCACAAGATGGGAAAATTAATTCTCAATAAACCCAAAGGATAA
- the LOC108475768 gene encoding auxin-responsive protein SAUR67-like — MTSARKLVKLARKWQKLAAIKRKRITFSSTSSMVEKGHFVVYSADEKRFMLPLDYLKNEIVMELFNLAEEEFGIPSNRHLKLPFDSTFMEYAIELIKRKASKEVEKSLIMSIVNGHCSSSLNLYQQETSQQLPIWSF, encoded by the coding sequence ATGACCAGTGCAAGGAAGCTTGTTAAACTGGCAAGGAAATGGCAAAAATTGGCAGCAATTAAGAGAAAAAGGATCACATTCTCGAGCACATCATCAATGGTGGAGAAGGGTCACTTTGTGGTGTATAGCGCTGATGAGAAGCGCTTTATGCTTCCTTTGGACTATCTGAAGAACGAAATAGTGATGGAGTTGTTCAACTTGGCAGAAGAAGAGTTTGGAATTCCAAGCAACAGGCATCTTAAATTGCCCTTTGATTCAACCTTCATGGAGTATGCAATTGAATTGATCAAAAggaaagcaagtaaagaagtGGAGAAATCATTGATTATGTCTATAGTTAATGGCCATTGCTCATCATCATTGAATCTCTATCAGCAAGAAACAAGCCAACAGTTACCAATATGGAGTTTCTAA
- the LOC108474952 gene encoding auxin-responsive protein SAUR64-like, which produces MVSTKILIRKARKWQKLAAIGRRRITSSLVDKGHFVIYTIDQKRFVIPLAYLRNTIFVELLKMSEEEFGLPSDGPITLPCDSVAMNYILSLLQRSLAKHLEKAVLNSVASYRCSSNASYCHQAHTDQQSLVYGF; this is translated from the coding sequence ATGGTTAGCACAAAGATTCTTATCAGAAAGGCAAGAAAGTGGCAGAAATTGGCTGCCATTGGAAGAAGGAGAATTACTTCATCACTTGTTGATAAAGGGCATTTTGTGATCTACACAATTGATCAAAAGCGATTTGTGATTCCCTTAGCTTATCTAAGAAACACCATTTTCGTGGAGCTCTTGAAGATGTCTGAAGAGGAGTTTGGATTGCCAAGCGATGGACCAATAACATTACCTTGTGATTCAGTTGCCATGAATTACATTCTCTCATTACTACAAAGGAGTTTAGCTAAGCATTTGGAGAAAGCTGTACTGAACTCTGTTGCAAGCTATCGCTGTTCATCAAATGCTAGTTATTGCCATCAAGCCCATACAGACCAACAGTCATTAGTTTATGGATTCTGA
- the LOC108474951 gene encoding auxin-responsive protein SAUR66-like, with amino-acid sequence MTSSSSITNRQIPINLLCHFLALRFPSTTCKLCKHDYNKEAYQKERKWQKIASIGKKRIASERTSTKIAAAAANDYNRSSEVVKGCFVIFTMDKRRFLIPLAFLSICIFRELFKLSEEEFGLPSDGAITFPCDSVFMNYIVSIVK; translated from the coding sequence ATGACTTCTTCATCCAGTATTACTAACCGTCAAATACCAATCAACCTTCTTTGTCACTTTCTTGCTTTAAGATTTCCATCCACAACATGTAAACTATGTAAGCATGATTACAACAAAGAAGCTTATCAGAAAGAAAGGAAGTGGCAGAAGATAGCATCCATTGGAAAGAAAAGAATTGCCTCAGAAAGGACTAGTACAAAGATAGCTGCTGCTGCTGCAAATGATTATAATAGATCATCAGAGGTTGTTAAAGGATGCTTTGTTATCTTCACAATGGATAAGAGACGCTTCCTGATTCCCTTGGCATTTCTTAGCATCTGCATTTTCCGTGAACTCTTCAAGTTGTCTGAAGAGGAGTTTGGACTGCCAAGTGATGGAGCTATAACATTTCCATGTGATTCAGTTTTCATGAACTACATTGTCTCCATTGTGAAATGA